A genomic segment from Gossypium hirsutum isolate 1008001.06 chromosome D04, Gossypium_hirsutum_v2.1, whole genome shotgun sequence encodes:
- the LOC107898892 gene encoding protein FAR1-RELATED SEQUENCE 9 isoform X2 → MSATRHRALGGGVNHVLDYLRRMQAENPSFFYAIQGDNDHTGGSIFWADATSRMNYAYFGDTVIFDTTYRTNRYRVPFASFTGLNHHGQPVLFGCALILNDSEASFAWLFQTWLHAMSDRRPISITTDPDRLIQMAVTQVLPETRLRFNRWSIFKETQEKLAHIYQSQPTFEIEFKKCVNETETINEFEPSWVLLLERYFVMDNEWLQSMYNARQQWVPAYMRDTFFGDFSITERNIGLNSFFEGFVNASTTIQMLIKQYEKAVASWHEKELKSDYDTTNTSPVLKTPSPMEKQAANLYTRRIFMKFQEELVETLANPATKIDDSGTVATYRVAKFGEEHKAHTVNFTSFEMKANCSCQMFEHSGIICRHILAVFRAKNVLTLPSQYVLKRWTRNAKIGDMQDEHATELPNNSRESLTDRSNTLRQEAIKYVEEGAKSIHIYNVAMDALQEALKKVSSAKNQSPVSAEDGALSNGRNQELHAAGDTETVACQSARGSHQSAFYFY, encoded by the exons ATGAGTGCCACAAGACACCGGGCCCTAGGGGGTGGGGTTAACCATGTATTGGACTATTTGAGACGAATGCAAGCGGAGAATCCTTCGTTCTTTTATGCAATTCAAGGTGATAATGACCACACCGGTGGAAGCATATTTTGGGCGGATGCAACATCAAGGATGAATTATGCTTACTTTGGGGATACTGTCATATTTGACACAACATATAGGACCAATCGTTATAGGGTTCCGTTTGCCTCGTTTACTGGACTCAACCACCATGGGCAGCCGGTGTTGTTTGGTTGTGCTTTAATTCTCAATGACTCTGAGGCCTCATTTGCATGGCTATTCCAAACTTGGCTTCATGCAATGTCTGATCGTCGTCCCATCTCTATAACAACTGACCCTGATCGTCTCATACAGATGGCTGTCACACAGGTTCTTCCAGAAACACGCCTTCGATTCAATAGGTGGAGCATTTTCAAAGAAACCCAAGAGAAGCTGGCTCACATATACCAATCACAGCCTACATTCGAAATAGAATTTAAGAAATGCGTTAATGAGACTGAGACAATTAATGAGTTTGAACCATCATGGGTTTTGCTTCTGGAACGTTACTTTGTCATGGACAATGAATGGCTTCAGTCAATGTACAATGCTCGGCAACAGTGGGTCCCTGCTTATATGCGAGATACCTTCTTTGGGGACTTTTCTATAACCGAGAGAAACATAGGTTTAAACTCATTCTTTGAAGGGTTTGTGAATGCATCGACCACCATACAGATGTTGATTAAACAGTATGAGAAAGCCGTAGCAAGTTGGCACGAGAAAGAGTTAAAGTCTGATTATGACACCACCAACACTTCACCGGTTCTTAAGACACCGTCTCCCATGGAAAAACAAGCTGCTAATCTCTATACGCGAAGAATATTCATGAAGTTCCAGGAGGAGCTAGTTGAGACCCTTGCTAATCCTGCCACTAAAATTGATGACTCGGGAACTGTTGCAACATATCGGGTGGCCAAATTCGGGGAAGAGCACAAAGCGCACACCGTTAATTTCACTTCTTTTGAGATGAAAGCTAATTGCAGTTGCCAAATGTTTGAACATTCCGGGATCATATGCAGGCACATATTAGCAGTTTTCAGAGCGAAAAATGTTCTCACACTACCTTCACAATATGTACTAAAGCGATGGACGAGAAACGCCAAAATTGGAGACATGCAGGATGAGCATGCTACCGAATTGCCAAATAATTCCCGGGAATCCTTAACAGATCGGTCCAATACTCTACGCCAAGAAGCTATTAAGTATGTTGAAGAAGGGGCGAAATCTATTCACATTTACAATGTGGCAATGGATGCTTTACAAGAGGCACTGAAAAAGGTTAGTTCTGCAAAAAACCAAAGCCCTGTATCTGCTGAAGATGGAGCACTGAGCAATGGACGTAATCAAGAGTTGCATGCAGCTGGAGATACCGAGACAGTGGCATGTCAATCTGCG AGAGGATCCCACCAGAGCGCCTTCTACTTCTATTAG
- the LOC107898892 gene encoding protein FAR1-RELATED SEQUENCE 9 isoform X1, which produces MSATRHRALGGGVNHVLDYLRRMQAENPSFFYAIQGDNDHTGGSIFWADATSRMNYAYFGDTVIFDTTYRTNRYRVPFASFTGLNHHGQPVLFGCALILNDSEASFAWLFQTWLHAMSDRRPISITTDPDRLIQMAVTQVLPETRLRFNRWSIFKETQEKLAHIYQSQPTFEIEFKKCVNETETINEFEPSWVLLLERYFVMDNEWLQSMYNARQQWVPAYMRDTFFGDFSITERNIGLNSFFEGFVNASTTIQMLIKQYEKAVASWHEKELKSDYDTTNTSPVLKTPSPMEKQAANLYTRRIFMKFQEELVETLANPATKIDDSGTVATYRVAKFGEEHKAHTVNFTSFEMKANCSCQMFEHSGIICRHILAVFRAKNVLTLPSQYVLKRWTRNAKIGDMQDEHATELPNNSRESLTDRSNTLRQEAIKYVEEGAKSIHIYNVAMDALQEALKKVSSAKNQSPVSAEDGALSNGRNQELHAAGDTETVACQSADEKEKKIRELTTELESINRRCEVYRANLLAVLRDMEEQKLKLSVKVQNARLNLRE; this is translated from the exons ATGAGTGCCACAAGACACCGGGCCCTAGGGGGTGGGGTTAACCATGTATTGGACTATTTGAGACGAATGCAAGCGGAGAATCCTTCGTTCTTTTATGCAATTCAAGGTGATAATGACCACACCGGTGGAAGCATATTTTGGGCGGATGCAACATCAAGGATGAATTATGCTTACTTTGGGGATACTGTCATATTTGACACAACATATAGGACCAATCGTTATAGGGTTCCGTTTGCCTCGTTTACTGGACTCAACCACCATGGGCAGCCGGTGTTGTTTGGTTGTGCTTTAATTCTCAATGACTCTGAGGCCTCATTTGCATGGCTATTCCAAACTTGGCTTCATGCAATGTCTGATCGTCGTCCCATCTCTATAACAACTGACCCTGATCGTCTCATACAGATGGCTGTCACACAGGTTCTTCCAGAAACACGCCTTCGATTCAATAGGTGGAGCATTTTCAAAGAAACCCAAGAGAAGCTGGCTCACATATACCAATCACAGCCTACATTCGAAATAGAATTTAAGAAATGCGTTAATGAGACTGAGACAATTAATGAGTTTGAACCATCATGGGTTTTGCTTCTGGAACGTTACTTTGTCATGGACAATGAATGGCTTCAGTCAATGTACAATGCTCGGCAACAGTGGGTCCCTGCTTATATGCGAGATACCTTCTTTGGGGACTTTTCTATAACCGAGAGAAACATAGGTTTAAACTCATTCTTTGAAGGGTTTGTGAATGCATCGACCACCATACAGATGTTGATTAAACAGTATGAGAAAGCCGTAGCAAGTTGGCACGAGAAAGAGTTAAAGTCTGATTATGACACCACCAACACTTCACCGGTTCTTAAGACACCGTCTCCCATGGAAAAACAAGCTGCTAATCTCTATACGCGAAGAATATTCATGAAGTTCCAGGAGGAGCTAGTTGAGACCCTTGCTAATCCTGCCACTAAAATTGATGACTCGGGAACTGTTGCAACATATCGGGTGGCCAAATTCGGGGAAGAGCACAAAGCGCACACCGTTAATTTCACTTCTTTTGAGATGAAAGCTAATTGCAGTTGCCAAATGTTTGAACATTCCGGGATCATATGCAGGCACATATTAGCAGTTTTCAGAGCGAAAAATGTTCTCACACTACCTTCACAATATGTACTAAAGCGATGGACGAGAAACGCCAAAATTGGAGACATGCAGGATGAGCATGCTACCGAATTGCCAAATAATTCCCGGGAATCCTTAACAGATCGGTCCAATACTCTACGCCAAGAAGCTATTAAGTATGTTGAAGAAGGGGCGAAATCTATTCACATTTACAATGTGGCAATGGATGCTTTACAAGAGGCACTGAAAAAGGTTAGTTCTGCAAAAAACCAAAGCCCTGTATCTGCTGAAGATGGAGCACTGAGCAATGGACGTAATCAAGAGTTGCATGCAGCTGGAGATACCGAGACAGTGGCATGTCAATCTGCG GAcgagaaggaaaagaaaatccGGGAATTGACAACAGAGTTGGAGAGCATAAACCGGCGATGCGAAGTGTACAGAGCGAATCTGCTGGCTGTGTTGAGGGACATGGAAGAACAGAAGTTAAAGCTGTCTGTTAAAGTTCAAAATGCAAGGCTTAATTTGAGAGAGTGA